The proteins below come from a single Zonotrichia leucophrys gambelii isolate GWCS_2022_RI chromosome 3, RI_Zleu_2.0, whole genome shotgun sequence genomic window:
- the TNFRSF21 gene encoding tumor necrosis factor receptor superfamily member 21 isoform X2 — MGAAAAGRSSAGFAGILALLMLLGTADGQSKLTSEQNAISLSPGKYRHLDRATNEELTCDKCPAGTYVSKHCTKSTLRECSPCPDGTFTKHENGIERCHSCRKPCELPMIEKTHCTALTDRECTCLSGTFQTNDTCVPYTVCPVGWGVRKKGTETEDVRCKPCPRGTFSDVPSSVMKCKPYTDCFGKNMVVIKPGTKESDNVCGSPASLPNTALTSSSTEAGEQPYEVPPTADLPKGLNSSVPDFVPSPAPRASSSMVERARYYNETSANETDGIGRTLVGSSTTSQAQSYRHKQTSQALEKQPSLEMMGGEKPNVPYRPPRRGSQNVHQHFDINEHLPWMIVLFLLLVLVVIVVCSVRKSSRTLKKGPRQDPSAIVEKAIMKKSTTPTQNREKWIYYCNGHGIDILKLVAAQVGSQWKDIYQFLCNASEREVAAFSNGYAADHERAYAALQHWTIRGPEASLAQLISALRQHRRNDVVEKIRGLMEDTTPVTPAQMQPQWQAQEPSNEDVKLEGDKLALPVSPSPVSPAPTPSPKPPEAAVLTVEPSPSEKKCFFVDEAEPLLRCDSTSSGSSALSRTGSFITKEKKDTVLRQVRLDPCDLQPIFDDMLHILNPEELHVIEEIPQAEDKLDRLFEIAGVKSQEASQTLLDSVYSHLPDLL; from the exons ctgctcaTGCTCCTTGGCACCGCTGATGGTCAGTCGAAGCTGACCTCTGAGCAGAATGCCATCAGCCTCTCCCCTGGCAAGTACCGCCACCTTGACCGTGCCACCAACGAAGAGCTGACCTGTGACAAATGTCCTGCAGGAACCTACGTGTCTAAGCACTGCACGAAGAGTACCTTAAGAGAGTGCAGCCCTTGTCCAGATGGGACCTTTACCAAGCATGAGAACGGCATAGAGCGGTGCCACTCCTGTAGGAAACCCTGTGAACTGCCAATGATTGAGAAAACTCATTGTACTGCCTTGACTGACCGCGAGTGCACTTGCCTGTCTGGTACGTTTCAGACAAACGATACCTGCGTCCCTTACACGGTGTGCCCGGTTGGCTGGGGCGTCCGCAAGAAGGGAACCGAGACCGAAGACGTCAGGTGCAAGCCGTGCCCTCGTGGTACTTTTTCTGATGTGCCTTCTAGTGTGATGAAGTGCAAACCCTACACTGACTGCTTTGGGAAAAACATGGTGGTCATCAAGCCGGGGACGAAGGAGAGCGACAACGTCTGTGGTTCTCCGGCGTCCCTGCCGAACACGGCTTTGACTTCATCAAGCACCGAAGCGGGTGAGCAGCCCTATGAAGTTCCACCAACCGCTGATCTTCCCAAAG GTCTGAACTCTTCAGTTCCCGATTTTGTCCCCTCTCCAGCGCCGCGTGCGTCCAGCAGCATGGTGGAGCGGGCACGGTACTACAACGAGACCTCAGCCAACGAGACGGATGGCATCGGCAGGACCCTCGTGGgctccagcaccaccagccAGGCCCAGAGCTACCGGCACAAGCAGACCAGCCAAGCGTTGGAGAAGCAGCCATCCCTGGAGATGATGGGGGGCGAGAAGCCGAATGTCCCGTACAGGCCCCCCCGGCGAGGCTCGCAGAATGTCCACCAGCACTTCGACATCAACGAGCACTTGCCGTGGATGATcgtgctgttcctgctgctggtcCTGGTGGTGATCGTGGTCTGCAGCGTCAGAAAGAGCTCACGGACTCTGAAGAAGGGACCCCGGCAAGATCCCAGTGCCATTGTGGAAAAGGCTATTATGAAAAAGTCCACTACCCCCACACAGAACAGGGAGAAGTGGATCTATTACTGCAACGGGCACG GCATCGACATCCTCAAGCTGGTGGCGGCCCAGGTGGGGAGCCAGTGGAAGGACATCTACCAGTTCCTGTGCAATGCCAGCGAGCGGGAGGTGGCGGCGTTCTCCAACGGCTACGCGGCTGACCACGAGCGCGCCTACGCCGCGCTGCAGCACTGGACCATCCGCGGGCCCGAggccagcctggcccagctcatCAGCGCCCTGCGCCAGCACCGCCGCAACGACGTCGTGGAGAAGATCCGCGGTCTCATGGAGGACACCACGCCGGTAACGCCG GCGCAGATGCAGCCCCAGTGGCAAGCGCAGGAGCCCAGCAATGAGGATGTAAAG CTGGAAGGTGACAAGCTGGCGCTGCCGGTGAGCCCCAGCCCGGTGAGCCCTGCGCCCACGCCCAGCCCCAAGCCCCCCGAGGCAGCCGTGCTCACCGTGGAGCCCTCTCCTTCTGAGAAGAAATGCTTCTTTGTCGACGAGGCCGAGCCTCTCCTGCGCTGCGACTCCACCTCCAGCGGCTCCTCCGCGCTCAGCCGGACAGGCTCTTTTATTACCAAAG AAAAGAAGGACACCGTCCTGCGCCAGGTGCGCTTGGACCCGTGCGACCTGCAGCCCATCTTTGACGACATGCTGCACATCCTCAACCCCGAGGAGCTCCACGTGATCGAGGAGATCCCGCAGGCCGAAGACAAGCTGGACAGGCTATTTGAGATCGCTGGAGTCAAGAGCCAGGAAGCCAGCCAGACCCTCCTGGACTCTGTCTATAGCCACCTTCCCGATTTACTGTAG
- the TNFRSF21 gene encoding tumor necrosis factor receptor superfamily member 21 isoform X1 yields the protein MLMGSFRYAAPAGILELLMLLGTADGQSKLTSEQNAISLSPGKYRHLDRATNEELTCDKCPAGTYVSKHCTKSTLRECSPCPDGTFTKHENGIERCHSCRKPCELPMIEKTHCTALTDRECTCLSGTFQTNDTCVPYTVCPVGWGVRKKGTETEDVRCKPCPRGTFSDVPSSVMKCKPYTDCFGKNMVVIKPGTKESDNVCGSPASLPNTALTSSSTEAGEQPYEVPPTADLPKGLNSSVPDFVPSPAPRASSSMVERARYYNETSANETDGIGRTLVGSSTTSQAQSYRHKQTSQALEKQPSLEMMGGEKPNVPYRPPRRGSQNVHQHFDINEHLPWMIVLFLLLVLVVIVVCSVRKSSRTLKKGPRQDPSAIVEKAIMKKSTTPTQNREKWIYYCNGHGIDILKLVAAQVGSQWKDIYQFLCNASEREVAAFSNGYAADHERAYAALQHWTIRGPEASLAQLISALRQHRRNDVVEKIRGLMEDTTPVTPAQMQPQWQAQEPSNEDVKLEGDKLALPVSPSPVSPAPTPSPKPPEAAVLTVEPSPSEKKCFFVDEAEPLLRCDSTSSGSSALSRTGSFITKEKKDTVLRQVRLDPCDLQPIFDDMLHILNPEELHVIEEIPQAEDKLDRLFEIAGVKSQEASQTLLDSVYSHLPDLL from the exons ctgctcaTGCTCCTTGGCACCGCTGATGGTCAGTCGAAGCTGACCTCTGAGCAGAATGCCATCAGCCTCTCCCCTGGCAAGTACCGCCACCTTGACCGTGCCACCAACGAAGAGCTGACCTGTGACAAATGTCCTGCAGGAACCTACGTGTCTAAGCACTGCACGAAGAGTACCTTAAGAGAGTGCAGCCCTTGTCCAGATGGGACCTTTACCAAGCATGAGAACGGCATAGAGCGGTGCCACTCCTGTAGGAAACCCTGTGAACTGCCAATGATTGAGAAAACTCATTGTACTGCCTTGACTGACCGCGAGTGCACTTGCCTGTCTGGTACGTTTCAGACAAACGATACCTGCGTCCCTTACACGGTGTGCCCGGTTGGCTGGGGCGTCCGCAAGAAGGGAACCGAGACCGAAGACGTCAGGTGCAAGCCGTGCCCTCGTGGTACTTTTTCTGATGTGCCTTCTAGTGTGATGAAGTGCAAACCCTACACTGACTGCTTTGGGAAAAACATGGTGGTCATCAAGCCGGGGACGAAGGAGAGCGACAACGTCTGTGGTTCTCCGGCGTCCCTGCCGAACACGGCTTTGACTTCATCAAGCACCGAAGCGGGTGAGCAGCCCTATGAAGTTCCACCAACCGCTGATCTTCCCAAAG GTCTGAACTCTTCAGTTCCCGATTTTGTCCCCTCTCCAGCGCCGCGTGCGTCCAGCAGCATGGTGGAGCGGGCACGGTACTACAACGAGACCTCAGCCAACGAGACGGATGGCATCGGCAGGACCCTCGTGGgctccagcaccaccagccAGGCCCAGAGCTACCGGCACAAGCAGACCAGCCAAGCGTTGGAGAAGCAGCCATCCCTGGAGATGATGGGGGGCGAGAAGCCGAATGTCCCGTACAGGCCCCCCCGGCGAGGCTCGCAGAATGTCCACCAGCACTTCGACATCAACGAGCACTTGCCGTGGATGATcgtgctgttcctgctgctggtcCTGGTGGTGATCGTGGTCTGCAGCGTCAGAAAGAGCTCACGGACTCTGAAGAAGGGACCCCGGCAAGATCCCAGTGCCATTGTGGAAAAGGCTATTATGAAAAAGTCCACTACCCCCACACAGAACAGGGAGAAGTGGATCTATTACTGCAACGGGCACG GCATCGACATCCTCAAGCTGGTGGCGGCCCAGGTGGGGAGCCAGTGGAAGGACATCTACCAGTTCCTGTGCAATGCCAGCGAGCGGGAGGTGGCGGCGTTCTCCAACGGCTACGCGGCTGACCACGAGCGCGCCTACGCCGCGCTGCAGCACTGGACCATCCGCGGGCCCGAggccagcctggcccagctcatCAGCGCCCTGCGCCAGCACCGCCGCAACGACGTCGTGGAGAAGATCCGCGGTCTCATGGAGGACACCACGCCGGTAACGCCG GCGCAGATGCAGCCCCAGTGGCAAGCGCAGGAGCCCAGCAATGAGGATGTAAAG CTGGAAGGTGACAAGCTGGCGCTGCCGGTGAGCCCCAGCCCGGTGAGCCCTGCGCCCACGCCCAGCCCCAAGCCCCCCGAGGCAGCCGTGCTCACCGTGGAGCCCTCTCCTTCTGAGAAGAAATGCTTCTTTGTCGACGAGGCCGAGCCTCTCCTGCGCTGCGACTCCACCTCCAGCGGCTCCTCCGCGCTCAGCCGGACAGGCTCTTTTATTACCAAAG AAAAGAAGGACACCGTCCTGCGCCAGGTGCGCTTGGACCCGTGCGACCTGCAGCCCATCTTTGACGACATGCTGCACATCCTCAACCCCGAGGAGCTCCACGTGATCGAGGAGATCCCGCAGGCCGAAGACAAGCTGGACAGGCTATTTGAGATCGCTGGAGTCAAGAGCCAGGAAGCCAGCCAGACCCTCCTGGACTCTGTCTATAGCCACCTTCCCGATTTACTGTAG